In Mobula hypostoma chromosome 24, sMobHyp1.1, whole genome shotgun sequence, a genomic segment contains:
- the LOC134337226 gene encoding RNA-binding protein MEX3B-like — MPGSMFAEMESVSDSGGNEGEGEGGGGGTVSGVSGGGGGGGAPDAAAGTEEDQKSLRLALDHLSILGLGEEGDGLLGEGGGGGGSGGAGVGGVVMVGEENDEDEAEDEGGVNGLAVSLFHPPLVPPPPTPLFTVPGDPGRRKSVNMTECVPVPSSEHVAEIVGRQGCKIKALRAKTNTYIKTPVRGEEPVFIVTGRKEDVAMAKREILSAAEHFSMIRASRNKTNGLAGTVTGSPNLPGQTTIQVRVPYRVVGLVVGPKGATIKRIQQTTHTYIVTPSRDKEPVFEVTGMPENVDRAREEIEAHISMRTGVLIDLTADNDFHSNGTDVSLDGISTTGSLWSKAPNPARRPAASFRNDSLSSLGSTSTDSYYSNRLADTSPTSPFSTGSGGFTFGESLNSVNSDEREMGVEYPAIDCLTGPHSMIWSPFEHGNPIQAFNGASAVQRRTNSISGSSALRVSPTVSDGTALDHPLARRVQSDPLANLAWLPNQTSLSAFSNSPGYSSSSLPGSTSATSGSPTDSSGSESRQKSNRDCVVCRESEVIAALVPCGHNYFCMECANRICEKAEPKCPVCQKPASQAIRIFS, encoded by the exons ATGCCCGGCTCGATGTTCGCGGAGATGGAGTCTGTCAGTGACTCTGGTGGCAACGAGGgcgaaggagaaggaggaggagggggcacAGTGTCGGGCGTGAgcggcggcggtggtggtggtggagcccCCGATGCCGCTGCCGGCACGGAAGAGGATCAGAAATCGCTGCGGCTCGCCTTGGATCACCTCTCCATCTTGGgtctgggagaggaaggagatggTCTGCTGGgcgagggaggaggaggtggtggtAGTGGAGGAGCAGGAGTCGGCGGTGTCGTGATGGTCGGGGAAGAGAACGACGAGGATGAGGCGGAGGATGAAGGCGGCGTGAACGGGCTGGCCGTCTCGCTGTTCCACCCGCCGCTGGTGCCGCCGCCGCCCACGCCGCTCTTCACCGTGCCCGGGGACCCCGGGCGCAGGAAGAGTGTGAACATGACCGAGTGTGTGCCGGTGCCCAGCTCCGAACATGTGGCTGAGATCGTGGGGAGGCAAG GTTGCAAAATTAAGGCTCTTCGTGCAAAGACAAACACTTATATAAAAACCCCTGTTCGAGGTGAAGAACCTGTATTCATTGTCACTGGGAGAAAGGAAGATGTAGCCATGGCCAAAAGGGAGATTCTGTCAGCAGCAGAACACTTCTCAATGATCCGAGCATCCCGCAACAAAACAAATGGACTGGCAGGAACTGTCACTGGATCTCCGAACCTGCCAGGACAGACGACAATCCAGGTGCGTGTGCCTTATCGTGTGGTGGGGCTTGTGGTAGGACCCAAAGGAGCTACCATTAAACGAATCCAACAAACAACACATACGTACATAGTCACTCCGAGCCGTGACAAAGAACCAGTCTTTGAGGTCACAGGTATGCCAGAAAATGTTGATCGAGCCAGAGAGGAAATTGAGGCTCATATCTCAATGAGGACGGGCGTTCTTATCGACTTAACTGCAGACAATGACTTTCACTCTAACGGAACTGATGTGAGCTTAGATGGCATCAGCACTACTGGGAGCCTGTGGTCCAAGGCTCCCAACCCAGCCCGCAGACCTGCTGCTAGCTTTCGTAATGACAGCTTAAGTTCTTTGGGAAGTACCTCCACTGATTCCTATTACAGCAACAGATTAGCAGATACCAGTCCTACAAGTCCGTTCAGTACAGGTAGTGGTGGCTTTACATTTGGGGAATCACTTAACTCTGTCAATTCAGATGAGCGTGAAATGGGCGTGGAATACCCGGCCATTGATTGTCTAACTGGTCCTCACAGCATGATCTGGTCTCCATTTGAACATGGCAATCCTATTCAAGCTTTTAATGGTGCTTCAGCTGTCCAGAGACGCACTAACAGCATTAGCGGCTCCTCCGCTCTTCGTGTGTCACCAACAGTTTCCGACGGTACTGCTCTCGACCATCCACTGGCTAGGCGTGTACAAAGTGATCCTTTGGCTAATTTAGCATGGCTACCTAACCAGACATCCCTGTCTGCCTTTTCTAACAGCCCAGGCTATTCATCGTCTTCACTACCTGGGAGTACCTCAGCAACATCTGGCTCTCCCACAGACTCGAGTGGTTCCGAAAGCAGGCAGAAAAGCAACCGTGACTGCGTCGTTTGCCGTGAGAGTGAAGTGATTGCAGCACTTGTTCCTTGTGGTCACAATTACTTTTGCATGGAGTGTGCCAACCGTATCTGTGAGAAAGCCGAGCCCAAGTGCCCTGTCTGCCAAAAACCTGCCTCACAGGCCATACGTATATTTTCTTAG